A window of Hemibagrus wyckioides isolate EC202008001 linkage group LG03, SWU_Hwy_1.0, whole genome shotgun sequence contains these coding sequences:
- the LOC131351399 gene encoding uncharacterized protein LOC131351399, with the protein MFPVFMFQDLLRVNLSNNTNRAINTVFRFYYQSYPRILCILSGHLVVTGSDQAVFAYRGEDVILNCSVDSHVPASEIEEVTWKRTDRDPEILVLFYQNSEIFPDSSHESYQGRVDLFSSEIPKGNFSLKLVDLNMEYKGEFTCEVHTRNMSGCTTVLLQGVGFAALHIAILVLCSVALLLAVGFCGPVCILLRKKVASKEGMKWHIFLILCPNICMFLSFCLWSSEGFLSEVIICSTVSIMRPVILMKTSSYLGMLPERIQKTVKALAVPLYHLTISTAACSSKFTLK; encoded by the exons ATGTTTCCAGTGTTCATGTTTCAAGATCTACTCAGGGTCAATTTAAGCAACAATACAAACAGAGCAATAAATACTGTGTTTAGATTTTACTATCAATCTTATCCTAGAATCCTATGCATTCTTTCAGGGCATCTTGTAGTGACAGGATCAGACCAAGCTGTCTTTGCCTACAGAGGTGAGGATGTCATACTGAACTGTTCTGTAGATTCACATGTACCAGCCAGTGAGATCGAAGAAGTGACCTGGaaaaggacagacagagaccCAGAGATCCTCGTCCTGTTTTATCAAAATAGTGAGATCTTCCCAGACTCCTCACATGAGAGTTACCAGGGCagagttgatttattttcttccgAAATCCCGAAAGGAAACTTCTCTTTAAAGCTGGTGGATCTAAACATGGAATATAAAGGAGAATTCACATGTGAGGTCCACACCAGGAACATGTCAGGATGTACCACTGTGCTTCTTCAAGGTGTAG GTTTTGCTGCCCTCCATATAGCAATATTAGTGTTGTGCTCTGTTGCACTGTTACTTGCAGTGGGATTTTGTGGACCTGTTTGTATCCTGCTGAGAAAGAAAG ttgctaGCAAAGAGGGCATGAAATGGCACATTTTTCTGATTCTCTGTCCAAACATCTGCATGTTTTTGAGTTTCTGCTTGTGGTCATCAGAAG GGTTTCTATCTGAGGTCATCATTTGTTCAACTGTTAGTATCATGAGGCCTGTTATCTTGATGAAAACATCATCTTATCTCGGCATGTTACCAG agCGGATACAAAAAACAGTGAAGGCTTTGGCTGTTCCACTTTACCACTTAACTATATCAACAGCTGCATGTTCAAGTAAGTTTACACTGAAGTAA